One window of the Granulicella arctica genome contains the following:
- a CDS encoding SGNH/GDSL hydrolase family protein has protein sequence MTVFLRGTLAFAGTVALSLCLHTHAQSAPAPEAVASQPDSVADQTVTLTAKQAHSYRRMMKDWADLERYRAEDAVYPPPVLDEHRVVFLGDSITDRWGRKDGAFFPGKPYLNRGISGQTTPQMLVRFQQDVVSLHPEAVLILAGINDIAGNTGDESMADIQNNFRSMVEIAKASHIRVILASTLPASTLPWRPTVQPAEAVRTLNAWLQQLAEREHLVYCNYYPALANAQGGMREELAFDRAVHPNSEGYQLMTPIAEDAIRRSLAMPKP, from the coding sequence ATGACAGTGTTTCTTCGTGGGACGCTTGCCTTTGCGGGCACCGTTGCTTTATCTCTCTGCCTGCACACGCATGCACAGTCCGCCCCCGCACCTGAAGCGGTCGCCTCGCAGCCCGACTCTGTGGCTGATCAAACCGTGACACTGACCGCCAAGCAGGCCCATTCCTATCGGCGGATGATGAAAGACTGGGCCGATCTCGAACGGTATCGTGCGGAGGATGCCGTCTATCCTCCGCCTGTCCTGGATGAGCACCGCGTGGTCTTTTTGGGCGATTCCATTACAGATCGGTGGGGACGCAAGGATGGTGCCTTTTTTCCTGGCAAGCCATACCTCAATCGCGGCATCAGTGGCCAGACGACACCGCAGATGCTGGTGCGCTTTCAGCAGGACGTCGTGTCCCTGCATCCAGAGGCTGTTCTTATTCTGGCAGGAATCAACGACATCGCAGGAAACACGGGCGACGAATCGATGGCCGATATACAAAACAATTTCCGTTCCATGGTCGAGATCGCAAAGGCGAGTCACATCCGCGTGATCCTCGCATCCACGCTGCCTGCCTCGACGCTGCCGTGGCGGCCCACGGTCCAGCCAGCGGAAGCGGTACGCACGCTCAACGCATGGCTCCAGCAACTTGCAGAGCGGGAGCATCTCGTCTACTGCAACTACTATCCCGCACTGGCCAATGCGCAAGGCGGCATGCGGGAGGAACTGGCTTTCGACAGGGCAGTGCATCCGAACTCAGAAGGCTACCAACTGATGACGCCGATCGCTGAAGATGCGATACGTAGATCGTTGGCCATGCCCAAGCCCTGA
- a CDS encoding S1/P1 nuclease translates to MRTSRHHGFRLTTAAVLLVFTATPHGAWGWGKTGHAVVADIAEAHLTPKAEVEIRRLLAVEGAHHMADIASWADDAKRDQLPGSPSHTIRLPIDGSAAGPHPCPGHFCADDALTRYGAELADTSLPDAQREIALKYIVHLVGDLHQPLHGTNATGQMPVVFRGKTMSLHAMWDNGIIDVHGGSAEKIASAVMKTEHVMPPQGAPIDWALEDLYIAQHNIYNEVPLNPTTPVILGLDYATEKWPIVELRLNEGGLRLADLLNRLIG, encoded by the coding sequence ATGCGCACCTCCCGTCACCATGGATTCAGACTCACCACCGCCGCTGTCTTACTTGTGTTTACCGCCACACCCCACGGAGCGTGGGGATGGGGCAAGACCGGTCATGCGGTCGTCGCCGATATTGCCGAGGCGCATCTGACACCCAAGGCTGAGGTAGAGATCCGTCGTTTGCTAGCCGTAGAGGGTGCTCATCACATGGCTGATATCGCGAGTTGGGCGGACGATGCAAAACGCGACCAACTGCCAGGAAGCCCGAGCCATACCATCCGCCTGCCAATCGACGGGAGTGCGGCCGGACCGCATCCTTGTCCCGGTCACTTTTGTGCCGATGACGCTTTGACTCGCTATGGGGCAGAATTGGCAGATACGAGTCTCCCCGACGCTCAGCGCGAGATAGCACTCAAGTACATTGTGCATCTCGTGGGCGATTTGCATCAGCCACTGCATGGCACCAATGCCACGGGGCAGATGCCGGTGGTGTTTCGCGGAAAAACGATGAGCCTGCATGCGATGTGGGACAACGGCATCATCGATGTTCATGGGGGAAGCGCAGAGAAGATCGCAAGCGCGGTCATGAAGACCGAACATGTGATGCCGCCGCAGGGCGCTCCTATCGATTGGGCACTCGAGGATCTCTATATCGCACAACACAATATTTACAATGAGGTGCCGCTGAATCCCACGACGCCTGTGATCTTAGGGTTGGACTACGCTACGGAGAAGTGGCCTATCGTGGAACTGCGGTTAAACGAGGGCGGGCTACGGCTAGCCGATCTACTCAACCGCCTCATAGGCTGA
- a CDS encoding YeiH family protein: MAATIAQEYTGNTTAVDFFITETAAEILPAVHAADDLGQTGPGTPKSTFDSKSIFFLGLLLAGSGLVSPPVALVGGIAFGFTVEHPYRKESSSLAKLLLQISVIFLGFGMNLNQVIHAGKSGFLYTAISICSAVVLGLLLGTIFKVGGKASYLITLGTAICGGSAIAAIAPITDANEEEISVSMGTVFLLNSVALLLFPAIGWWLHLSQNQFGLWAALAIHDTSSVVGAAAKYGPQALAIGTTVKLARALWIVPVSLITAAYMGRAAKANGTVEQKAKIKIPWFIFLFIGASILSTYVPRFMGTYLDLNKLGKAGLTATLFLIGTSLSKKTLQAVGIRPFLQGVILWIIVGSLSLAAIYTGLISI, from the coding sequence GTGGCTGCGACAATCGCGCAAGAGTACACCGGTAACACGACAGCAGTAGACTTCTTCATCACCGAGACAGCGGCGGAGATCCTACCAGCCGTGCACGCCGCAGACGATCTCGGACAGACCGGCCCCGGAACCCCAAAGAGCACCTTCGACAGCAAATCCATCTTCTTTCTAGGCCTGCTCCTGGCAGGCAGCGGGCTGGTCTCGCCTCCGGTAGCCCTGGTCGGCGGCATCGCCTTCGGCTTCACCGTGGAGCACCCCTACCGCAAAGAATCAAGCTCGCTCGCCAAACTCCTTCTGCAAATATCTGTCATCTTTCTCGGCTTCGGGATGAACCTCAATCAGGTCATTCACGCCGGCAAGTCAGGATTTCTCTACACCGCGATCAGCATCTGCTCAGCAGTCGTACTCGGGCTGCTGCTCGGTACGATCTTCAAAGTCGGCGGCAAGGCCAGCTATCTCATCACCCTCGGCACCGCCATCTGCGGAGGATCGGCCATCGCGGCCATCGCCCCAATCACTGACGCAAATGAGGAAGAGATCTCGGTCTCCATGGGCACGGTATTTCTCCTCAACTCAGTCGCGTTACTTCTCTTTCCCGCAATCGGCTGGTGGCTGCACCTTAGTCAGAACCAGTTCGGTCTTTGGGCTGCCCTCGCCATCCACGACACCTCTTCTGTAGTCGGAGCAGCCGCAAAGTATGGTCCGCAGGCTCTGGCCATCGGCACCACCGTAAAGCTTGCTCGCGCCCTTTGGATCGTACCCGTATCCCTGATCACGGCGGCCTACATGGGCAGGGCAGCCAAAGCCAACGGCACCGTCGAGCAGAAGGCGAAGATAAAGATTCCCTGGTTCATCTTCCTCTTTATCGGAGCCTCGATCCTAAGTACCTATGTACCCCGCTTCATGGGCACCTATCTCGATCTCAACAAGCTTGGTAAGGCGGGACTCACCGCCACCCTCTTCCTGATCGGCACCTCGCTCTCGAAGAAGACGCTCCAGGCAGTCGGCATCAGGCCTTTTCTTCAGGGAGTCATTCTCTGGATCATCGTCGGCTCCCTCTCACTCGCAGCAATCTACACCGGCCTCATTTCTATCTAG
- a CDS encoding sulfite exporter TauE/SafE family protein: MTPIAIAGGLALGIVIGGISGLIGIGGGAFLIPALIYFYGMSQIRAQGTSLATLLLPIGAFAFWTYYKAGHVDLKLAMLVAVGFTVGGWLGGMWAQHLSAIVLRRGFAVLLVLLAARLVFTR; encoded by the coding sequence ATGACACCGATCGCCATCGCAGGTGGACTAGCTCTCGGCATCGTTATCGGAGGCATCTCCGGTCTCATCGGCATCGGCGGTGGTGCCTTCCTCATTCCCGCTCTCATCTACTTCTATGGCATGTCGCAGATTCGTGCGCAAGGCACATCGCTCGCCACCCTTCTCCTGCCGATAGGTGCCTTCGCGTTCTGGACCTACTACAAAGCAGGTCATGTCGACCTGAAACTCGCCATGCTGGTCGCGGTCGGCTTCACGGTAGGAGGATGGCTTGGTGGCATGTGGGCGCAGCATCTATCCGCGATTGTGCTTCGCCGTGGCTTTGCCGTTCTCCTCGTTCTGCTTGCAGCCAGACTGGTCTTTACGCGATAA
- a CDS encoding LysR family transcriptional regulator, whose product MENFRLKVFRAAAHSLNFRKASEELFITQPAVTQQIRALEEELGVSLFDRTKGKVTLTESGMVLHKYALSLKAIVDEAVQAIAEVSGTRVDELRVGASQTIGQYLLPNLLAAFRKDYPGVSLSGMSGNTDEVLTSLAEHRIDLALVEGPALRSDVKAEPFMEDHMVLVVPHDHEWADQDIDVNDLQSAAFVTREHGSGSRRVVEEALEQAGLQLRSLRTTMTLDTTEGILSAVEAGLGIAFVSRWAVRNQLSLGTLKLARVKGLKLSRVFTVAYRLGAAPQGSAGAFHRFLRSSAYDATPRPTGNLTRPRTRKPSPK is encoded by the coding sequence ATGGAAAACTTTAGACTCAAGGTGTTTCGGGCTGCAGCGCATAGCCTCAACTTTCGGAAGGCATCCGAAGAGTTATTCATCACTCAGCCAGCGGTCACGCAGCAGATCAGGGCTCTTGAAGAAGAGTTGGGAGTATCCCTCTTTGATCGCACCAAGGGCAAGGTAACCCTCACCGAGAGCGGCATGGTGCTGCACAAGTACGCGCTAAGCCTTAAGGCAATCGTTGACGAAGCTGTACAGGCCATCGCCGAGGTCTCTGGTACCCGTGTCGATGAGTTGCGCGTCGGCGCCTCGCAAACTATCGGGCAGTATCTGCTGCCAAATCTCTTAGCGGCCTTTCGAAAGGATTATCCCGGCGTCTCTCTTTCCGGCATGAGCGGTAATACGGACGAGGTGCTGACCTCCCTTGCGGAGCATCGTATCGACCTCGCTCTTGTCGAGGGACCGGCTCTGCGCTCAGACGTAAAGGCGGAGCCGTTCATGGAAGACCACATGGTCCTTGTCGTCCCGCACGATCACGAGTGGGCTGATCAGGATATCGATGTCAACGATCTGCAGTCAGCCGCATTCGTCACCCGCGAACATGGCTCAGGATCGCGTCGTGTCGTCGAGGAAGCCCTGGAGCAGGCTGGGCTTCAGCTCAGGAGCCTTCGCACCACCATGACGCTTGATACGACCGAGGGGATCTTGAGCGCTGTCGAAGCCGGCCTCGGCATAGCCTTCGTCTCTCGCTGGGCGGTCCGCAATCAGCTAAGCTTGGGCACTCTGAAGCTCGCGCGCGTCAAGGGGCTGAAGCTCTCCCGTGTCTTCACTGTGGCCTATCGCCTGGGGGCCGCACCGCAGGGCAGCGCGGGAGCGTTCCATCGCTTTCTGCGGTCCAGCGCCTACGACGCCACGCCAAGGCCGACAGGAAATCTGACCCGGCCTCGAACACGGAAACCTTCTCCAAAATAG
- a CDS encoding histidine phosphatase family protein, whose product MTSRISFISHAVTSAIRKSSFPANESLEDFQLARIALLQWQSPRAQQVLAGPEKRTLETASALGLTAISSAELRDLDCGLWSGRDLGELEREDPSALVAWLTDPDAHPHGGESINDLLARVAAWLELQSLLGHTVAITHPAVIRAAVIHVLGAPAQAFWRLDIAPLSLTDLRYNGRVWTVRSTASLLTPQDASGD is encoded by the coding sequence ATGACCTCAAGAATCAGCTTTATCAGTCACGCGGTCACCTCCGCCATACGCAAGTCTTCCTTCCCCGCGAACGAGTCACTGGAAGATTTCCAGCTTGCACGAATTGCATTGCTTCAATGGCAGAGTCCCCGGGCACAGCAGGTGCTCGCCGGTCCTGAGAAGAGGACGCTCGAAACAGCTTCCGCCCTTGGGCTCACCGCAATTTCGTCGGCCGAACTGCGTGACCTCGACTGCGGCCTGTGGAGCGGGCGGGATCTTGGCGAGTTGGAGCGGGAAGACCCATCCGCTCTCGTCGCCTGGTTGACGGACCCGGATGCGCACCCGCACGGCGGCGAGTCCATCAACGATCTTCTTGCACGCGTGGCAGCGTGGCTGGAGCTTCAGAGCCTTCTCGGGCACACCGTCGCCATCACCCATCCGGCAGTCATCCGCGCTGCTGTCATTCATGTTCTTGGCGCTCCAGCGCAAGCCTTTTGGCGACTCGACATTGCACCGCTGTCGCTGACGGATCTCCGCTATAACGGACGTGTCTGGACCGTGCGTTCGACAGCATCTCTGCTTACCCCGCAAGACGCAAGCGGCGATTAA
- a CDS encoding CbtB-domain containing protein has protein sequence MAQSAVGSITQPVSLPVIPLSELLPWLLFGGLLMLLAIYFVGAEQGATSIIDGRTVHEFLHDGRHLLGFPCH, from the coding sequence ATGGCTCAATCTGCAGTTGGTTCGATTACACAACCTGTCTCTCTCCCTGTGATCCCGTTGAGCGAACTGTTGCCATGGTTGCTCTTCGGCGGCCTGCTGATGCTGCTGGCGATCTATTTTGTCGGCGCAGAACAGGGCGCCACCTCCATCATCGATGGCCGTACGGTGCATGAATTCCTGCACGACGGACGTCATCTGCTCGGCTTTCCCTGCCACTAA
- a CDS encoding CbtA family protein: MVRKLLVRGIVSGLLAGLLVFLAARLIGEPQVDRAIAFEANADKLKNEAPEPEMVSRKIQKTAGLLTGVLVYGAALGGIFGLVFALCSGRVGPQAPRALAAFLGGAGFIVIGLVPSLKYPANPPAVGSPETIGVRTATFFFMILISVAAAVLSLQLSRPLMRRFGGWNGSLLAATAFLLLVGVFSFVLPVINEVPAGFPADVLWRFRIAALGLQAILWAAIGLSFGWLTERETRRV; encoded by the coding sequence ATGGTTCGTAAGCTGCTCGTTCGTGGGATTGTGTCTGGGCTGCTTGCTGGCCTGCTGGTCTTTCTTGCGGCACGCCTAATCGGTGAGCCACAGGTCGACAGGGCGATCGCCTTTGAAGCCAATGCCGACAAGCTGAAGAATGAGGCTCCTGAGCCAGAGATGGTAAGCCGTAAGATCCAGAAAACAGCGGGGCTTTTGACCGGCGTTCTTGTCTATGGTGCTGCTCTCGGCGGCATCTTTGGTCTGGTGTTCGCCTTGTGCAGCGGACGGGTCGGACCGCAGGCGCCCCGAGCGCTGGCTGCCTTCCTTGGCGGCGCTGGGTTCATCGTGATCGGGCTGGTGCCAAGCCTGAAGTATCCAGCCAATCCTCCTGCCGTGGGGAGTCCAGAGACCATCGGGGTGAGGACGGCGACATTTTTCTTTATGATCCTCATCTCCGTGGCCGCAGCTGTTCTCTCGCTCCAGCTATCTCGACCGTTGATGCGCCGATTTGGCGGATGGAATGGTTCACTGCTCGCTGCAACTGCTTTTCTCCTGCTAGTGGGTGTTTTCTCCTTTGTGCTTCCGGTGATTAACGAAGTTCCAGCGGGCTTTCCTGCCGACGTACTGTGGCGCTTCCGCATCGCTGCGCTCGGGCTGCAGGCGATCCTGTGGGCGGCGATCGGGCTGTCGTTTGGATGGCTCACGGAGCGCGAAACTCGCCGGGTTTGA
- the cobN gene encoding cobaltochelatase subunit CobN — translation MATTNRQRVVRADGRAFNIIQHRAHLSYCSLGCCCGITERGYAAVPVDVYKAEWLRRKIRHDVHLTQGGCLGPCALANVVSLVFDSKSIWFHSVNSEWQVRQIYDYIDAMLAADRFIQPPAELSEYVFNYYDWDIRKPATSEGLVTLEKVQPNGAIMLLSHADTDLLTLVKTSEFLPEELRVGAFSLNALRNEDQMDVLISGEMSKARVIIVRCHGPLSCIPGFAKLKSTCIERGQSLVLVSGCGENTSEFSETINVPADVLQTAADYLGLGGTGNFGELFRFLSDRLMLTGYGYAAPAAMPEHGIYLPDVEVATLEDWERQADLEKPTVAVLFYRAHLMSGNTGFIDAIANALRSKQVNALCVFTSSLKAKVEGRPAAFQFIGGRADVLISTLSFALGEVNTGSVTVPGEAVDSLEHLGIPVLQAIASGMPRGAWEGSRRGLNALDTAVNVAIPEFDGRIITVPISFKERGAAGSESLYVAHEERALRVAGIAARLTKLRRTENREKRIAFVLTNSAAKASQVGGAVGLDSPASLLTTLHAMRARRYSVSALPETSDELMQTLLQHGTYDDRYPLDPDRAMRFSRSIYRKIFAEFPERPNRRMQDFWGQPQDRGPSILPAKKTDKKLLPTIGGKIVSIDQEEPWGDESDYLFAAMDLGNALIALQPPRGYGIDPDAIYHTPDLPPTHHYTAFYRWLGTSQEEGGWGADAIVHMGKHGTLEWLPGKGVGLSGECYPDLLLGDLPLVYPFIINDPGEGSQSKRRAHAVIVDHLTPPMTSAETYGALAELNQLVNEYYAVEKLDPTKLPYLQQQIWELVAQTNLKADLDLKTMLTRERGDHSHEWDDSLTPEGIPTTLASMNGNEVAHLIEDLDGYLCELGMAQIRSGLHILGQMPPLPEMLRSLTRLSNTGAPSLQASLLSAFDFDLTELLAKPGERLQETRDVLGRTCYTHADVLEAVDQASLDLYTMLETLGFREEVILKVQQAVLGLTNEQVTTVLTFACADLMPKLEETGDEVEHLLDALEGKYIPAGPAGAPTRGMAHILPTGRNFYAVDPRALPSQAAWRVGQQLAHEAIERFRKEEGQYPEMMGLSVWGTSQMRTHGDDIAEAFALLGVEPLWNAQSRRLEGISAISLDQLGRPRVDVTLRISGFFRDAFPHLIEMFDQAVSLVVELDEPLDQNYPKKHYLADLQAHQELPAHEAEAQARYRIFGSKPGSYGAGILPLIESGNWQGDQDFARAFLAWGGYAYGKGADGVDAQPVFAERLKSIQVALHNQDNREHDIFDSDDYFQFHGGMIASIRALTGNQPKAYFGDSSRPESAQIRDLKEEALRVYRSRVINPKWIESIKQHGYKGGLELAATVDYIFGFDATAQIAPDFIYEGLAEHYALSQEMREFLGASNPWALNAIAERLLEAAKRELWENPAPETLDALRQVLLEAETLLEARGEHKREAVS, via the coding sequence ATGGCAACGACGAACCGACAGCGCGTGGTGCGGGCAGACGGACGAGCCTTCAATATCATTCAGCACCGTGCTCATCTGAGCTACTGCTCTCTTGGCTGCTGCTGCGGCATTACGGAGCGGGGCTACGCTGCCGTTCCTGTGGACGTCTACAAGGCGGAGTGGCTGAGACGTAAGATTCGTCACGACGTCCATCTCACCCAGGGCGGGTGTCTCGGGCCATGTGCACTTGCGAACGTAGTCAGCCTTGTCTTCGATAGCAAAAGCATCTGGTTTCATTCGGTCAATAGCGAATGGCAGGTACGCCAGATCTACGACTACATTGACGCAATGCTCGCGGCGGATCGCTTTATACAGCCACCTGCGGAGTTGAGCGAGTATGTCTTCAATTATTACGATTGGGATATTCGGAAGCCCGCTACGTCGGAAGGTCTCGTCACACTGGAAAAGGTACAGCCTAACGGCGCGATCATGCTGTTGTCGCATGCCGATACGGACTTACTGACCCTGGTGAAGACGTCTGAGTTTCTGCCTGAAGAGTTGCGCGTCGGCGCGTTTTCGTTGAACGCTCTCCGCAACGAAGATCAGATGGACGTTTTGATCAGCGGAGAGATGAGCAAAGCGCGCGTCATCATCGTCCGCTGCCACGGGCCGCTCAGTTGTATTCCGGGATTTGCGAAGCTCAAGAGCACCTGCATCGAACGCGGCCAATCCCTTGTTCTGGTAAGCGGGTGCGGGGAGAACACGTCAGAGTTTTCGGAGACGATCAATGTACCGGCCGATGTGCTGCAGACGGCTGCAGACTATCTGGGGCTTGGCGGCACCGGCAACTTTGGGGAGCTGTTTCGCTTCCTCTCGGACCGCCTGATGTTGACGGGATACGGATACGCCGCGCCCGCTGCCATGCCGGAGCATGGGATCTACCTGCCGGATGTGGAGGTTGCAACGCTCGAAGACTGGGAGCGGCAGGCGGATCTGGAGAAGCCTACGGTTGCCGTGCTCTTCTACCGGGCTCATCTGATGAGCGGGAACACCGGCTTTATCGATGCGATTGCCAATGCGTTACGCAGCAAACAAGTCAATGCGCTTTGCGTGTTTACCTCGAGCCTCAAGGCGAAGGTTGAGGGTCGTCCTGCAGCATTTCAATTTATTGGTGGGCGGGCTGACGTTCTCATCTCGACTTTGTCGTTTGCCCTCGGCGAGGTAAATACCGGGTCGGTAACGGTGCCTGGGGAAGCGGTGGACTCGCTCGAACATCTTGGGATTCCAGTCCTTCAGGCGATTGCAAGTGGTATGCCGCGTGGCGCGTGGGAGGGGTCCCGCCGAGGCCTGAACGCACTCGACACTGCCGTGAATGTGGCTATACCCGAGTTTGACGGCCGCATCATTACCGTCCCGATCTCCTTTAAGGAAAGGGGAGCGGCCGGTTCAGAGAGCCTGTATGTTGCGCACGAGGAGCGAGCCTTGCGAGTTGCTGGTATTGCGGCACGCCTGACAAAGCTGCGCCGCACAGAAAACCGCGAAAAGCGAATCGCCTTTGTTCTCACAAACTCTGCAGCGAAGGCCTCGCAGGTAGGAGGCGCCGTTGGTCTTGATTCACCGGCAAGTCTTTTAACGACGCTTCATGCGATGCGCGCGCGGCGGTACAGTGTCTCTGCGTTACCAGAAACGTCTGATGAACTCATGCAAACGCTTCTGCAGCATGGGACGTACGATGATCGCTATCCCCTTGATCCTGACCGCGCGATGCGCTTCTCGCGATCAATCTATCGCAAAATCTTTGCAGAGTTTCCGGAGCGCCCCAATCGCAGGATGCAGGACTTCTGGGGACAGCCGCAGGACCGCGGCCCAAGTATCCTGCCGGCTAAAAAAACCGATAAGAAGCTGCTGCCGACTATCGGCGGCAAGATCGTTTCAATCGATCAGGAAGAGCCCTGGGGAGACGAGAGCGACTACCTGTTTGCGGCGATGGACCTAGGGAATGCCTTGATTGCGTTGCAGCCTCCGCGCGGCTACGGCATCGATCCCGATGCGATTTATCACACGCCGGACCTGCCTCCAACGCATCACTACACGGCGTTCTACCGTTGGCTGGGAACCTCGCAGGAAGAGGGTGGCTGGGGAGCGGATGCCATCGTCCATATGGGAAAACACGGCACCCTGGAGTGGTTGCCAGGCAAGGGTGTTGGTCTCTCGGGAGAGTGCTATCCCGATCTGCTGCTTGGCGACCTGCCACTGGTCTATCCGTTCATCATCAACGACCCGGGCGAGGGTAGTCAGTCGAAGCGACGCGCTCATGCTGTGATCGTCGATCACCTGACGCCACCGATGACCTCTGCAGAAACCTATGGTGCCTTGGCTGAGTTGAACCAGCTGGTGAACGAGTACTATGCCGTCGAAAAGCTCGACCCGACCAAGCTGCCGTACCTGCAACAGCAGATCTGGGAGTTAGTTGCACAGACTAACCTGAAGGCAGACCTCGACCTCAAGACGATGCTGACGCGGGAGCGTGGCGATCACAGCCACGAGTGGGATGACTCACTTACTCCCGAAGGAATCCCTACCACGCTTGCATCGATGAATGGCAACGAGGTCGCCCACCTTATCGAGGATCTTGACGGCTACCTGTGCGAGCTTGGCATGGCACAGATTCGGAGTGGGCTGCATATTCTTGGGCAGATGCCACCGCTGCCGGAGATGCTTCGGTCGCTGACACGGCTTTCGAACACCGGCGCGCCGAGCCTACAGGCAAGTCTGTTGAGCGCCTTCGATTTTGACCTGACTGAGCTGCTGGCCAAACCCGGCGAGCGGCTACAGGAGACACGAGACGTTCTCGGTCGCACCTGCTATACCCATGCTGATGTACTCGAGGCGGTCGATCAGGCTTCGCTTGATCTGTACACCATGCTCGAGACACTCGGCTTTCGCGAGGAAGTCATTCTGAAGGTTCAGCAGGCGGTCCTTGGACTGACGAACGAGCAGGTCACCACGGTCCTTACATTCGCATGTGCCGACCTTATGCCGAAGCTCGAAGAGACAGGCGACGAGGTGGAGCATCTTCTCGATGCGCTTGAAGGCAAGTACATTCCTGCGGGACCCGCTGGCGCTCCGACACGAGGAATGGCCCACATTCTTCCCACGGGACGGAACTTCTATGCGGTCGATCCTCGCGCACTTCCCTCGCAGGCCGCGTGGCGTGTAGGACAGCAACTTGCGCATGAGGCGATTGAGCGGTTCCGCAAAGAAGAAGGACAGTATCCCGAGATGATGGGCTTGAGCGTCTGGGGGACTTCGCAGATGCGCACGCACGGCGATGACATTGCCGAAGCGTTTGCGCTGCTCGGCGTAGAGCCTCTGTGGAATGCGCAGTCGCGACGACTGGAAGGGATCTCTGCGATCTCACTTGATCAATTGGGCCGGCCGCGAGTTGACGTCACGCTTCGCATCAGCGGATTCTTCCGCGATGCCTTTCCTCACTTGATTGAGATGTTTGATCAGGCTGTGTCGCTGGTCGTCGAACTTGATGAACCACTGGATCAGAACTATCCCAAAAAACACTATCTGGCCGATCTGCAAGCACACCAGGAACTGCCCGCGCACGAGGCTGAGGCGCAGGCCCGATATCGTATCTTCGGGTCCAAACCAGGCTCTTATGGCGCGGGTATCCTGCCGCTGATTGAGAGTGGGAACTGGCAGGGCGATCAGGACTTTGCGCGCGCATTTCTTGCATGGGGCGGATACGCCTATGGCAAGGGTGCGGACGGCGTAGACGCTCAACCTGTCTTTGCGGAGCGTCTGAAATCCATCCAGGTTGCGCTTCATAACCAAGACAACCGTGAACACGACATCTTCGATTCCGATGACTACTTCCAGTTTCACGGTGGAATGATTGCCTCGATCCGCGCGTTGACGGGTAATCAACCCAAGGCCTACTTCGGTGACAGCTCACGCCCGGAGTCTGCCCAGATTCGGGACTTGAAGGAAGAGGCTTTGCGCGTCTATCGATCGCGAGTCATCAATCCGAAGTGGATCGAAAGCATCAAGCAGCATGGCTATAAGGGAGGTCTTGAACTAGCTGCCACCGTGGACTACATCTTTGGTTTCGATGCCACGGCGCAGATCGCTCCAGACTTCATCTACGAAGGACTCGCAGAGCACTATGCGCTTTCTCAAGAGATGCGCGAGTTTCTCGGCGCTTCCAATCCATGGGCTCTGAACGCAATCGCGGAACGTCTACTGGAGGCGGCAAAACGCGAACTCTGGGAAAATCCTGCTCCAGAGACTCTCGATGCTCTTCGGCAGGTCTTGCTGGAGGCTGAAACGCTGCTTGAGGCGCGGGGCGAACACAAGCGGGAGGCAGTCTCTTGA